Part of the Streptomyces europaeiscabiei genome is shown below.
CGCCTTTGAACCCGGCGCCTTCGACGCCGTCATCTCGCGGTTCGGTGTCATGTTCTTCCTCGATCCCGTCCGGGCCTTCGCCAACCTCCGGCGCGCTGTCAGGGACGAGGGCGCGCTGCAGTGCGTCGTCTGGCGTGATCCGGCCGAGAACCCGTTCATGACGACGGCCCAGCGCGCCGCGTCACCGCTGCTCCCGGACCTGCCCGTCCGCCGGCCGGACGAGCCGGGACAGTTCGCCTTCGCGGACGCGGACAACGTCCGGCGCATCCTGGCGGAGAGCGGCTGGGCCGGGATCGACATCCGGCCGGTCGACGTGGTCTGCACCCTGCCCGAGCAGGAGCTGGTTCGTTACTTCACCCGGCTCGGTCCGGTGGGCATGTACCTGCCCGAGGTGGACGAGCAGACCTGCGGACGGGTCGTCGAGACGGTCCGTGCCGCCTTCGAGCCCTTCGTGCACGGCACGGAAGTCCGCTTCACCGCGGCCTGTTGGACGGTCGGCGCCCTAGCCTCGTCAGCGGAATTTTGCTGAGGCCCGGCCCTCTTGCGTGAGCGCGGGCGCCCGGCGCATGGTGAGATCACGATGACGCTGAAGAAAGCCCTGGTGGTCCGCGGCGGTTGGGAAGGGCACCAGCCGGTCGAGGCGACGGAACTGTTCCTGCCCTTCCTGCGGAGCAACGGATACGCCGTCCGGGTTGAGGATTCGACCGACGTCTACGCCGACACCGCCGAGATGGCCGGCACCGACCTGATCGTGCAGTGCGTCACGATGTCGGAGATCACGGGCGAGCAGCTCACGGGGCTGACCTCCGCGGTCGTGGCCGGCACCGGGTTCACCGGCTGGCACGGCGGCATCGCCGACTCGTTCCGCGCCTCCTCCGACTATCTCCACCTGGTGGGTGGGCAGTTCGCCACGCACCCGGGCAGGAAACCGTGCGAGCGCCGGGGCGGGCCGGAGGACAACTTCCTGCCGCATACCATCGCCGTCACCGAAGCCGGCCGCGAGCACCCCGTCACCGCGGGCATCGGGGACTTCGAGCTGCACACCGAGCAGTACTGGGTGCTCCACGACGACCTCATCGACGTCCTGGCCACCACCACGCATCCCACCCGGCCGTGGGAGCCCTGGCACCGGCCGGTCACCTCACCGGCGGTCTGGACCCGTCGGTGGGGGGCCGGGCGGATCGTGGTGACGACGCCGGGGCACAGCCTCGACGTGCTGGAGAACCCCAACGTCCGCACCATCATCGAGAGGGGCATGCTGTGGGCGACGCGCACCGCGTCGGCGTCGTAGGGCTCGGAGTCATCTCCCGCGCGTACCTGGACACGCTGGCCGGTCATCCCGCCGTGCGCGTGACCGCGGTCGCCGACCTTGACGCCTCCCGGTCGGCAGCGGTCGCCGCCGGACTGCCCGGCGTCCGGGCGCTGACCGTCGAGGAGCTGCTGAGCAGCCCGAACGTGGACACGGTACTGAACCTCACCACCCCCGGGGCGCACGCCGAAATCGCCCTCGGGGCCATCGGCCACGGCAAGAACGTCTACGGGGAGAAGCCGCTCGCCGCCACGCTCGCCGACGCCCACACCGTCATGGCGGCCGCCGCGCGGGCGGGAGTCGGAGTGGGGTGCGCGCCGGACACCGTGCTGGGCACCGGAGTGCAGACGGCGCGGGCGGCCCTGGCCGCCGGGAGCATCGGACGCCCGCTGTTCGCCTCGGCCGTGATGGTCACCCCGGGCCACGAACGCTGGCACCCGCACCCCGACTTCTACTACACCGAGGGCGGCGGCCCCCTGCTGGACATGGGGCCGTACTACCTCGCCTCCCTTGTCCATCTGCTGGGCCCGGTGCGGGCCGTGACGGGGGCGTCCAGCCGGCTGCGCGCCGAGCGGGTCATCGGTTCGGGCCCGCGCAGGGGAGAGCGGATACCGGTGGAGGTGGACAGTCATGTCTCCGGTGTGCTGGAGCACGTGGCCGGAACGCTGACGACGATCACGACGAGCTTCGACGGGGTGGCCACCACGGCGTCCCCGATCGAGGTCCACGGCGAGGTGGGAACCCTCGCCGTCCCGGATCCGAACCGCTTCGACGGCGACGTACGGCTCTTCGGACTCGGCGACACGCAGTGGCGCACGCTCCCTCCGTCCGCGGGCTACGTCGACGGCGCACGGGGAGTGGGGCTGCTCGACTTCATCGCCGCCGACGGGCAGCGGGCATCGCGCGCGAACGGCGAACTCGCCCTGCACGTAATGGAGACGATGACCGCGCTGCTGCGTTCGTCGGCCGAGGGACGGCGCATCGAGCTGACGACGTCGGCGCAGCCGCCCGCCCCCG
Proteins encoded:
- a CDS encoding class I SAM-dependent methyltransferase, translated to MDSARSADDEQTARWKGPAGQAWGELKGVLDEMFRPIEELLVDAVAAEQARHVLDVGCGTGGLTLAVARRLGPGGRCVGVDISEPMISTAREDAEQEDVPASFVCADAQDHAFEPGAFDAVISRFGVMFFLDPVRAFANLRRAVRDEGALQCVVWRDPAENPFMTTAQRAASPLLPDLPVRRPDEPGQFAFADADNVRRILAESGWAGIDIRPVDVVCTLPEQELVRYFTRLGPVGMYLPEVDEQTCGRVVETVRAAFEPFVHGTEVRFTAACWTVGALASSAEFC
- a CDS encoding Gfo/Idh/MocA family protein, which codes for MGDAHRVGVVGLGVISRAYLDTLAGHPAVRVTAVADLDASRSAAVAAGLPGVRALTVEELLSSPNVDTVLNLTTPGAHAEIALGAIGHGKNVYGEKPLAATLADAHTVMAAAARAGVGVGCAPDTVLGTGVQTARAALAAGSIGRPLFASAVMVTPGHERWHPHPDFYYTEGGGPLLDMGPYYLASLVHLLGPVRAVTGASSRLRAERVIGSGPRRGERIPVEVDSHVSGVLEHVAGTLTTITTSFDGVATTASPIEVHGEVGTLAVPDPNRFDGDVRLFGLGDTQWRTLPPSAGYVDGARGVGLLDFIAADGQRASRANGELALHVMETMTALLRSSAEGRRIELTTSAQPPAPVPLTAAEDWGGRSEATRCA
- a CDS encoding ThuA domain-containing protein codes for the protein MTLKKALVVRGGWEGHQPVEATELFLPFLRSNGYAVRVEDSTDVYADTAEMAGTDLIVQCVTMSEITGEQLTGLTSAVVAGTGFTGWHGGIADSFRASSDYLHLVGGQFATHPGRKPCERRGGPEDNFLPHTIAVTEAGREHPVTAGIGDFELHTEQYWVLHDDLIDVLATTTHPTRPWEPWHRPVTSPAVWTRRWGAGRIVVTTPGHSLDVLENPNVRTIIERGMLWATRTASAS